From Coturnix japonica isolate 7356 chromosome 1, Coturnix japonica 2.1, whole genome shotgun sequence, the proteins below share one genomic window:
- the DNAJB9 gene encoding dnaJ homolog subfamily B member 9, with translation MATTHSVFTFALCILMITELILATESYYDILGVPKNASDRQIKKAFHKLAMKYHPDKNKSPGAEAKFREIAEAYETLSDENKRREYDQFGRHGGQGNNGSPFHQSSFNFNFDDLFKDYDLFSQYSRSKKHFENHFRSHREAHNRQRRSFQEFSFGGGLFDDVFENMEKMFSFSDFENAHRHAVRTDNRFHGSSKHCRTVTQRRGNMVTTYTDCSGQ, from the exons ATGGCAACTACGCATTCTGTCTTCACGTTTGCTCTCTGCATTTTGATGATAACTGAGCTAATACTGGCTACAGAGAGCTACTACGATATCTTAGGAGTTCCAAAAAATGCGTCTGACCGCCAGATCAAGAAGGCGTTTCACAAACTGGCGATGAAATACCACCCGGATAAAAATAAGAGTCCTGGTGCAGAAGCAAAATTTAGAGAAATTGCTGAAG CATATGAAACATTATCGGATGAGAATAAACGAAGAGAATATGATCAGTTTGGCCGTCATGGAGGACAAGGAAATAATGGAAGCCCATTTCATCAGTCATCATTTAACTTCAACTTTGACGATCTGTTCAAAGACTACGACCTCTTCAGTCAGTACTCACGGTCgaaaaagcactttgaaaatcACTTCCGAAGTCATCGGGAAGCTCACAATCGGCAAAGACGTTCTTTCCAGGAGTTCTCCTTTGGAGGTGGACTGTTTGatgatgtatttgaaaatatggaaaagatgttttcttttagtgaCTTTGAAAATGCACACAGACATGCAGTGCGAACTGATAACAGGTTCCATGGATCCAGCAAGCACTGCAGGACTGTCACTCAGAGACGAGGAAACATGGTTACTACATACACAGACTGTTCTGGGCAATAA